Within Kutzneria chonburiensis, the genomic segment CGCGCACCAGCCCGGCCAGCCGTGCCGGGTAGTCGGACGTGTCGAACCGGTCCAGCTCGGTGATTCCACTGCGGCCGGACAACGTCGCTGTCCAGAATTCCTTGAGGCCGAGTCCGTTCGGCGCGATCACGCCCAGTCCGGTGATGACACTCATGCCGCCCTGCCTTTCATGCTTGACGAACGCATCAGGCGGTCCCCCTTGTCAATACCATCGCACTCTGGAATCCGCCGAACCCGCTGCCGACGGTCAGCACCGTGTCCACTTTGTGCTCGCGGGCCTCCACCGGCACGTAGTCCAGATCGCACTCCGGGTCCGCGGAATGCAGGTTCGCCGTCGGCGGCACGGCCTGGTTCTCCATCGCCAGCACACAGGCCGCGATCTCCACCGAGCCGATGGCGCCCAGTGAGTGCCCGACCATCGATTTGATCGAACTGACCGGCGTGCGATACGCGTGCTCGCCGAGGCTGCGTTTGAATGCGGCGGTCTCGTGCCGGTCATTCTGCTTGGTGCCGGAACCGTGCGCGTTGATGTAGTCGACGGAATCGGGGTTCAATTTCGCCTTGTCCAGCGCCGCCCGAATGGCTTCCGCCATCTCGCGGCCGTCGATCTTGAGTCCGGTCATGTGGTAGGCGTTGCACCTGTTGGCGAAGCCGGCGACCTCGGCGTAGATGTGCGCACCGCGACGGCGGGCGGCGGTCAACTCCTCCAGCACGAACATGGCAGCGCCCTCGGCCAGCACGAAGCCGTTGCGGGTGCCGTCGAACGGCCGGGAAGCCTGTCCCGGCGTGTCGTTGTAGTTGGTCGTCGCCCTGATCGCG encodes:
- a CDS encoding beta-ketoacyl-[acyl-carrier-protein] synthase family protein; this encodes MNRRVVITGVGVRAPGSLGKDAFWELLSAGRTATRRITFFDPSPYRSQVAAEVDFDAPAEGLSPREIRRMDRATQLAVVCARDAMNDSGLGETADPHRVGVSLGSAIASSTSLEREYLVLSDSGKRWTMSTDQLTPQMFDYMVPSIMPAEVAWAVDAEGPVVMMSAGCTSGMDSVGHGAALIREGSADVVVAGATDAPITPITVASFDAIRATTNYNDTPGQASRPFDGTRNGFVLAEGAAMFVLEELTAARRRGAHIYAEVAGFANRCNAYHMTGLKIDGREMAEAIRAALDKAKLNPDSVDYINAHGSGTKQNDRHETAAFKRSLGEHAYRTPVSSIKSMVGHSLGAIGSVEIAACVLAMENQAVPPTANLHSADPECDLDYVPVEAREHKVDTVLTVGSGFGGFQSAMVLTRGTA